In Haliscomenobacter hydrossis DSM 1100, the DNA window ATTTGAGGCGATTCCACCCAGCGAAGGGATTAGAACCAAAGATTGGAAATATTTCAGGTACATTAATGATAAATCCATCGAAGAACTCTACGATTTACGGCATGACCCGAAAGAGATCGTGAATTTGGCACAAGATGAAAAACACCAACACTTGTTGCTCAAGATGCGTGAAAAAACTGAACAGCTCATTGCAACGCATCAATCCAACTGATTAGCAGGAAATGTGTAAAATTACATCTTGGCCAACTTTCGGACAATTTGCTGTTTCCCATCGCTGATTTGTAGCCAGTAAAGGCCTTTTTTCCAAAGAGCAGTTGAGAGGCGTAGCTGTTTATCGCGGGTACTACCCAGGGTTTGGGCCATGATGACCCGTCCGGTGACATCAAAAACTTTGAGGTTCCAGCTGGATTGGAGATCAGGCGTTTGCCATTCCAGCTGTAGTTCCTCGGCAAAGGGTTGTGGATACACTTTAAGCAAATGGTCTGGCAAGTTGATGGCGGGTGTGGAAGTGCTGAGCCCGCCGATTAAATTGCGCAAAGGATAAGTAAGGATGGATTTGCCGTGAGTGCCCACGATCAGTTCGTTTTTGGCCACATTCCAGGCCAGGCTAAAGGCGGCGATAATGGGCAGATTACCCCCCAGTCGATACCAGTTTCGCCCCCCGTTGATACTGGAGTAGACCCCGCCATCGGTAGCCACAAAGAGGATGGAATCGTTGTAACCCGGCAGTACGATAAAATCATTGATGGCCAGAGGGGGAAGATCTCCCGCCAAAGAGGTCCAGGTGTTACCCAGATTCCGGCTGACGTGTAAGTGGGGGCGGAGGTCGTTGTCGCGGTATCCCGAATGGCTGACGTAAAGGGTATTGGCATTGCTGGGTGAGGTTTTAACGGCGGTAACGTAGCGTTCCGGTAGCCCGGCATCAATACGGTTCCAGGAAGTACCCGTATCTTTAGTGTACCATACATTGCCATCGCTGGTGCCGGCCATGATGAGTTCCGGGTTTAAGGAGGATTCATGCAAACAGGAAAGGGTATGAAAATTGCGTCCGTAAATTTCCCCATCGGTCAAGTCTGGACTGATGGCTTTCCAGACTGTTTCTGAGCCCGTTGTATTCTGGTAGACCCGGTGTGTGCCTGTGTAAAGGACTTGTGGATCATGGCTACTCATCACCAATGGCGCGTCCCAGTTGACCCGATCAGTGCGGTCGATGCCCCGAATGGCGAGTTGAAAAAAGCTCCCGCCATTGGTACTTACGCGCAGGACTCCGTTCTGGGTTTGTGCCCACATCACTTTGGGGTCGTGGGGATTGAAACGCATTTGAAAACCGTCACCCCCTTCCATACGGATCCAATTTTCGCTGAGGGTTTCACCACTCACCGTACCATGATCCTGGGCGCCTCCGTAATAGCGGTTGGGGAAATGTGGATTGTATTCCACCCGGTAGAATTGAGTGGTGGGAATAGATTCAATGTCGGTCCAGAATGGGTCTCCCTTTATGTTCTTATTGAGTCCGCCATCACTGCCCACAATAATGTCGCCCGTCGGCGTAAACACCAGCGCATGTTTGTCGGAGTGGATACTGGCATCACCAACAGTAGTCCAGGTGAGGCCACCGTTGCTGGTTTTCCATAGCGAAATACAGAGCAAGTAAATTTCATTGGGGTCTTTGGGGTTAACGGCAATTTTGCCAAAATACCAGCCCATCCCACCCATCACGGAGCCGGGCAGGTTGGATTTGCCGGGCCCGAGCAATGCTTCCCAGTTGTCACCTCCATTTGCCGTGCGGTAAATGTTCAACAATTGAGAGTTGGCATCGCTGTACACCGCAAAAACCAGATTGGGTTCACCAGCGTAAAAAGCCAGGCCAATTCGGCCCAGATTGCCAGTTGGTAAACCACCCTCCAATTTGGTCCAGGTTGAACCACTGTCGTTACTTTTGAATATCCCCGAATCCGGCCCTGCTGTGATCGATTCCCGACTGTTGCGGATGCGGTTCCAGGAGCAGGCGTACAAAGTTTTGGGATTGCGGGGATCGATGACCAGGTCGATGATGCCCGCCTGTTCACTGACAAACAAAGATTGTCGCCAGGTTTTGCCTCCGTTGTTGCTGGTATATAATCCCTTTTGGCGGTTGCGCTCAAAAGGCAAGCCCATGGTACCCACGTGAATGCGTTGCGAATTGCTGGGGTCGATGATGATTTTGGAAATGATCCGGGTGGCTTCGAGGCCAATTTTAGTCCAGCTTTGCCCCCCGTTGAGGGATCGGTAGAGGCCGTCGCCCAAAAATGGATATCCGGTGATATTGGGATCGCCCGTGCCGACGTAAACTATTTCCGGGTTGTTGGGGTCGATGGCAATGGCTCCAATGGCCAGGTAAGCCCGATTATCAAAAACCGGAAACCAGGAACTGCCTCCGTTGGTGGTTTTGAATAGACCGCCACTGGAAAACCCCACATAAATGATTTTTTCGTTGTTGGGATGCACCGCGATGGCATTGACCCTGGCACCAATGTTGCCGGGACCTTTGACATCCCAGCTCTCGCTAAAACCGAGTGGAGGGGTAGTCCGTAGTGCCACTTGGGCTTTGGCCTGTTCTAGCGCGGCGGTGTAGGCTTTTTCTGAAAAAGTGGCTTCAGGATAAGCTCTTTGCAAATAAAAATGATCGGCAGGAGCGTGTTTCGTGTCAAATCCAAACTGCCCGGGCTTGGGAGGAGTTGTTGTACTGAGCTGACAAGACCAACACATCAACGAGGAAATAATGAACAATAAGCAGTGGTTGTGGCAATTTGGCATGGGATTTTGATTTGTTAGTCACGAGTTAGCTCAAAATCAGGATATATCAAAAGCGACTTTTTTTAGCACAAAGGACACCAGGGAAAGCACAAAGAGCACAAAAATGAGCGTTACTTTGTGCTCTTTGTGCTTTTCTTAGTGTCTTTTGTGCTATTTTTTACTCATTTTTGATCATTTTCGAAACTTGGGATACAGGGAATTATTTATTGGAAAACTGTTTAAAAAAATCCTTCAAATCGGTGGCATCCTCGGGTTTCATCCGACCACTCAGGATCAAGCGAATCTCGCGACGGCGTGGCGCGCTGTCGTAACGGTTCTGCTCAATTTCGGTAAGTGGAATAACGGGAGGAATACTAATCGGGCTGCCGTTGGCATCGTCGAGGGCTACAAAACTATAGTAGGCATGGTTGCAACGCCGGGCATTTTGCCCTTTGATGTCGGCGGCAAATACTTCGACGTAAACTTCCAGGGAGCTGTTGAAAGCACGGGTGACGGTGGCTTCGAGGGTGACCACATCGCCCACCTTGATGGGGCGTTGAAAAGACACATGGTCAACCGAAGCGGTCACAACGTGTCGTTCACAATGTTTGCCAGCACAGATGGCACTGGCGATGTCCATCCAGCGCAACAAGTTGCCCCCCATCAGGTTGCCCATGGGGTTGGCATCGTTGGGCATGACCATCTCGGTCATTACCGAACGCGATTCAGTAACACGTTTGGGCTCTAAGGTTTGCATGGATGTGATTTTACCGAATCATTACTCCTTTTTTCTCCAAAAAAGGAATGGTTGTAAAATGATCTTTGGAAATGCTTCCGTGGACAAAAACGTACTTTTTGTCGTACATCAGTTCATCGTATACAAAGCTTACCCAATATTCGTTGGCCAAAGAGAACAATTTATCCTGAATGGGTTCGATCAAAGTATAGGATTGTCCGGGAACTTCTTCAAAAAAGTGGCGAAGTGTAGTGGTTTTTACCCTTTCTCCTTCAATTTCACCATAACCGTTTGAATTGATTAACACACAGTTGAGCGGATCCTGCTTGAAATTCAACAAGTATACATCCCATAGATCGTCCTCTGCTCCGGGTACGATGGCAATGGCCAGGTCTTCTACTTTGGGAATTAAAATGTCTTTTTTCATTCAATGGTGTTTACGGGAATAGCAAATTCAAAACCAAATACCTGGGCAAAATGATGCTGCAAGCGCTGTTTTACTTCTTCAATGTCTTGAATCCGACCTAACTCTTTGGCCAGGGAAGTCACCGCTTTGTCTTCATCCACTATTCCACACGGAATGATGTGTTCAAAATGACTGAGGTCGGTATTGATGTTGAACGCAAATCCGTGCATGGTGACCCAACGACTCAGGTGCACCCCGATGGCGCATATTTTGCGCAGGGGTTTTTCGTCACTGGCTTCCAACCAAACGCCGGTGTATTTTTCCACCCGGATTCCTTTAAGGCCGTAGGTCGCCAGGGTGTGGATCACTGCCTCTTCTAAAGTACGCACATAGCGGTGTACATCGGTAAAAAATCGATCCAGGTCAAAAATGGGATACCCGACAATCTGGCCAGGGCCGTGGTAAGTGATGTCACCGCCACGGTTGATTTTAAAAAACTCAAAACCAGCTTGTTGCAACGAAGGTTCGTCGAGCAAAAGATTGTCCATCGACCCACTTTTGCCAAGGGTATATACCGGAGGATGTTCACAAAACAGCAAATAATGGAGGCCAGAACCGGAGGCAGGAGAATTGGGTTCGGCTTTGCGCAAAGCAAGTTTGCGCTCCACAACTTCGTGGTGCAACTGTGTTTGGAAGTCCCAGGCTTCCTGGTAGGACATGCGCCCCAAATCCTTAAAAATCACCTGCTCCATACCCTGTAAAAAATGTGGCGCAAAGGTAATATTCTGAGGGAATATAATCCAGCTTTTTTTACTTCTCGCTTGGATACTCAATGCGGGCGTGGTACACCGAGCGCAAAATTTGCAAAAAAACCACTTTGCATTTTTCCAGGTCGCTGAAAGTCAGTGCTGAATCCTCCAGTTGTTTGTTGCTGAGTTTGCCCGCGACGATGCGTTCCACCAAGCTCTGAATGTCTCCGGGACCAGGATTTTTTAAACTCGCCTTGGCTGCCGCTTCAATGGAATCAGCCAGCATCAGCACACTTTCTTCTTTGCTGCGGGGTTTGGGACCCGGATAACGAAAGTCCATTTCCTCAACGATTTCATCGGGGTTCGCATCTTTTTCTTTGCGGTAAAAATACTCCACCAGGGTAGTTCCATGATGGGTCCGGATAAAGTCGATCAGCACTTTAGGCAAACGGTATTGCCGCGCAATTTCTACACCTTGAGGAACGTGATTGATGATGACGCGGGCGCTTTCGCGGTAAGGTAGTAAGCCGTGTGGATTGCTATCTCCTTGATTTTCAATAAAATATTCTGGTTGCACGGTTTTGCCGATGTCGTGGTACAAAGCGGCTACCCTTACCAGCAGGTGATTGGCACCAATGCGACGGGCGGCAGCCTCCGCCAAATTGGCAACTTGTAAGGAATGTTGCAGGGTGCCGGGCGCCTTGATGGCCAGTTCTTGCAATAATGGCCGATTGAGATCGGATAATTCAGTCAAGGCTACGGAGGAGGTAAAACCAAACAAACGTTCCAGGAGAGGAATCAATGGATTCGCC includes these proteins:
- a CDS encoding VPS10 domain-containing protein, with translation MPNCHNHCLLFIISSLMCWSCQLSTTTPPKPGQFGFDTKHAPADHFYLQRAYPEATFSEKAYTAALEQAKAQVALRTTPPLGFSESWDVKGPGNIGARVNAIAVHPNNEKIIYVGFSSGGLFKTTNGGSSWFPVFDNRAYLAIGAIAIDPNNPEIVYVGTGDPNITGYPFLGDGLYRSLNGGQSWTKIGLEATRIISKIIIDPSNSQRIHVGTMGLPFERNRQKGLYTSNNGGKTWRQSLFVSEQAGIIDLVIDPRNPKTLYACSWNRIRNSRESITAGPDSGIFKSNDSGSTWTKLEGGLPTGNLGRIGLAFYAGEPNLVFAVYSDANSQLLNIYRTANGGDNWEALLGPGKSNLPGSVMGGMGWYFGKIAVNPKDPNEIYLLCISLWKTSNGGLTWTTVGDASIHSDKHALVFTPTGDIIVGSDGGLNKNIKGDPFWTDIESIPTTQFYRVEYNPHFPNRYYGGAQDHGTVSGETLSENWIRMEGGDGFQMRFNPHDPKVMWAQTQNGVLRVSTNGGSFFQLAIRGIDRTDRVNWDAPLVMSSHDPQVLYTGTHRVYQNTTGSETVWKAISPDLTDGEIYGRNFHTLSCLHESSLNPELIMAGTSDGNVWYTKDTGTSWNRIDAGLPERYVTAVKTSPSNANTLYVSHSGYRDNDLRPHLHVSRNLGNTWTSLAGDLPPLAINDFIVLPGYNDSILFVATDGGVYSSINGGRNWYRLGGNLPIIAAFSLAWNVAKNELIVGTHGKSILTYPLRNLIGGLSTSTPAINLPDHLLKVYPQPFAEELQLEWQTPDLQSSWNLKVFDVTGRVIMAQTLGSTRDKQLRLSTALWKKGLYWLQISDGKQQIVRKLAKM
- a CDS encoding acyl-CoA thioesterase, which produces MQTLEPKRVTESRSVMTEMVMPNDANPMGNLMGGNLLRWMDIASAICAGKHCERHVVTASVDHVSFQRPIKVGDVVTLEATVTRAFNSSLEVYVEVFAADIKGQNARRCNHAYYSFVALDDANGSPISIPPVIPLTEIEQNRYDSAPRRREIRLILSGRMKPEDATDLKDFFKQFSNK
- the lipB gene encoding lipoyl(octanoyl) transferase LipB, which gives rise to MEQVIFKDLGRMSYQEAWDFQTQLHHEVVERKLALRKAEPNSPASGSGLHYLLFCEHPPVYTLGKSGSMDNLLLDEPSLQQAGFEFFKINRGGDITYHGPGQIVGYPIFDLDRFFTDVHRYVRTLEEAVIHTLATYGLKGIRVEKYTGVWLEASDEKPLRKICAIGVHLSRWVTMHGFAFNINTDLSHFEHIIPCGIVDEDKAVTSLAKELGRIQDIEEVKQRLQHHFAQVFGFEFAIPVNTIE